From a single Silene latifolia isolate original U9 population chromosome 6, ASM4854445v1, whole genome shotgun sequence genomic region:
- the LOC141585854 gene encoding uncharacterized protein LOC141585854, with protein MFRKEKMNNNNHHYNNNNDNYSNDNLCDVGSSSFVDPLLSQFSTEKNYFVDHHHHYYVGPSGSTNNGGVVDELGLTREFKNMDIGMNNRVLSNNSNDVGRFGRDLGVDCNVAKVRPGYTENLMGFEGFGNGVSPVNGNGDRNYRMLLADRMSSGGFVGGDSVGSYSPYVGGAGAGSGSGQLIHYPLKEREEYYGNGVGSMRGNKVYGDRLSMYNCNDYVGNVGNGVNGGRVSRMNEHFGNGGLISRGDVGYGNGSEIPVQFPSMYGPPPLVDDYLQQYRAEEYKELLNSWANPQNYGALLQNYGGQVLGDMGVGGLNSLGSSPLIHPRQALSKGNALYNTMREKLRAVEQRYGAQHMTLLKNGSSGHSNHTSGRRKTMQKIAERSFDLNGSLQLERSAGIGSPVGSCDSLVFQTLYSSLAEVKGNIHLMAKDQHGCRFLQKKFEDGSFEDVQTIFNEIIDHVVELMIDPFGNYLVQKLLDVCNEEQRMKIVHVVTKDRGELVRICLNTHGTRVVQKLIDSLRSRKQISLIIRALEPGFLDLIKDLNGNHVVQRCLQCLNYDDNKFIFDAASKFCVEIATHRHGCCVLQRCIAHSNGDHRKKLIEEICSNGLALAQDPFGNYVVQYIIELKIPSAAAQLISQFEGHYVQLAMQKFSSHVVEKCLKFIEESQARIVYELLRVPHFEQLLQDPFANYVVQSALEVTKGIVNDSLVTAVRPHSILRTNPYCKKIFTRGLIKK; from the exons ATGTttagaaaagaaaaaatgaataataataatcatcattataataataacaatgataattATAGTAATGATAATTTGTGTGATGTTGGTTCATCATCCTTTGTTGATCCTTTATTATCACAATTTTCCACTGAAAAAAACTATTTTGtagatcatcatcatcattattatgtGGGTCCCAGTGGGTCTACTAACAATGGTGGTGTTGTTGATGAACTTGGTTTGACTAGGGAGTTTAAGAATATGGATATTGGGATGAATAATAGGGTTTTGTCTAATAATTCTAATGATGTTGGAAGATTTGGTAGAGACCTAGGTGTTGATTGTAATGTTGCCAAAGTTAGACCGGGTTATACCGAGAATTTGatgggttttgagggttttggtaATGGGGTTTCGCCCGTTAATGGGAATGGTGATAGGAATTATAGGATGTTGTTGGCTGATAGAATGAGTAGTGGTGGTTTTGTTGGTGGTGATTCAGTAGGGTCATATTCTCCTTATGTAGGTGGGGCCGGGGCCGGGTCCGGGTCTGGTCAATTGATCCATTATCCATTGAAAGAACGAGAGGAGTATTATGGAAATGGGGTTGGGAGTATGAGAGGAAATAAGGTGTATGGTGATCGTCTGTCGATGTATAATTGTAATGATTATGTTGGTAATGTTGGTAATGGTGTTAATGGAGGGAGGGTTTCGAGGATGAATGAGCATTTTGGTAATGGGGGTTTGATTTCTAGAGGAGATGTAGGTTACGGTAATGGTAGTGAGATTCCTGTTCAGTTTCCGTCTATGTATGGACCGCCTCCTCTTGTTGATGATTACTTGCAGCAGTATAGAGCGGAAGAGTATAAGGAACTGTTAAATTCTTGGGCGAATCCTCAGAACTATGGAGCGTTGTTACAGAATTACGGAGGGCAGGTTTTGGGAGACATGGGAGTGGGAGGGCTTAATTCTTTGGGTTCATCACCCCTGATCCATCCTAGACAAGCTCTAAGTAAGGGAAATGCGCTGTATAATACAATGCGGGAGAAGTTAAGAGCTGTCGAACAAAGATATGGTGCTCAACATATGACATTGTTGAAGAATGGATCAAGTGGCCACAGTAATCATACGAGTGGTCGTAGGAAAACAATGCAAAAGATTGCGGAGAGAAGCTTTGATCTTAATGGTTCATTGCAGCTTGAAAGGAGTGCTGGAATTGGTAGTCCAGTCGGTAGCTGTGATTCCTTGGTTTTTCAGACTTTGTATAGTTCCTTGGCTGAGGTGAAGGGTAATATACATCTGATGGCAAAGGATCAACACGGTTGTCGATTCCTGCAGAAGAAGTTTGAGGATGGATCCTTTGAAGATGTGCAAActatttttaatgaaataattGACCATGTTGTTGAGCTCATGATTGATCCCTTTGGAAATTACCTTGTTCAGAAATTGTTGGATGTCTGTAATGAAGAACAGAGAATGAAGATTGTACATGTTGTTACGAAAGATCGAGGAGAACTTGTTAGAATCTGCTTGAATACACATGG GACAAGGGTGGTGCAGAAATTGATCGACAGTCTCAGATCGAGGAAGCAGATTTCTCTAATTATACGAGCTCTTGAACCGGGCTTTCTTGATCTTATAAAAGATCTGAATGGGAATCATGTTGTCCAACGTTGCTTGCAATGCCTTAACTATGATGATAATAAG TTCATTTTTGATGCTGCTTCAAAGTTCTGTGTTGAGATTGCAACTCATCGGCATGGGTGTTGTGTCCTGCAACGCTGCATTGCTCATTCCAATGGTGACCATCGGAAAAAGTTGATTGAAGAAATCTGCAGCAATGGGCTTGCTCTCGCTCAAGATCCTTTTGG GAATTATGTTGTTCAGTACATAATCGAGCTGAAAATTCCGTCAGCAGCAGCTCAGTTGATCTCTCAGTTTGAAGGGCACTATGTGCAGCTCGCAATGCAAAAATTCAGTAGTCATGTTGTCGAAAAGTGCCTTAAGTTTATCGAGGAAAGTCAGGCTAGGATTGTGTATGAACTGCTAAGAGTTCCTCACTTTGAGCAACTTCTGCAGGATCCTTTCGCTAACTATGTGGTTCAATCAGCACTTGAAGTCACCAAG GGCATCGTGAACGATTCACTAGTGACAGCGGTCCGGCCTCATTCGATCCTTCGCACCAACCCGTACTGCAAAAAGATATTCACCAGAGGTCTGATCAAGAAGTGA